The Glandiceps talaboti chromosome 19, keGlaTala1.1, whole genome shotgun sequence genome contains a region encoding:
- the LOC144450036 gene encoding medium-chain acyl-CoA ligase ACSF2, mitochondrial-like, producing the protein MKTVVPGQSVSASVLADILKTESVTVACLMYQQLVGIMQEKQISDRDHTALRLLFTTGNIVSPEVLNKVRQYLTPHVYTLYGSSEAGGVTCNRNLLKSDKIGYPICHQEIKIVDEGGAIVPLNTAGELCIRSPYIMLRYEKDEEQSKAAIDAAGWYHTGDVCQMEDDGCLDIIGRKNDIIIKGGINIYPIEVERVLLRHPKVKITHVVSIPDELLVEDICACICLEDGQELTVREILEFVRPLLPEYLVPRHVLFFDSFPMSPVGKMQRNELAHRAGKLILEECR; encoded by the coding sequence ATGAAAACTGTTGTTCCAGGGCAGAGTGTAAGTGCATCAGTTTTAGCCGATATTCTCAAAACAGAGAGTGTCACAGTCGCATGCTTGATGTACCAACAATTAGTAGGTATAATGCAGGAGAAGCAGATTTCTGATAGAGACCATACAGCACTACGATTACTGTTTACAACTGGGAATATTGTTTCTCCAGAGGTTCTTAATAAAGTACGGCAATATCTGACACCCCACGTCTATACTCTGTATGGATCATCCGAGGCAGGTGGTGTCACATGCAACAGAAATTTGCTGAAATCAGACAAAATCGGGTACCCAATCTGTCACCAAGAAATCAAAATTGTAGATGAAGGTGGTGCAATTGTTCCTCTGAATACAGCTGGTGAGCTCTGCATCAGATCACCTTACATAATGCTACGCTATGAGAAAGATGAAGAACAAAGTAAGGCAGCCATTGATGCAGCTGGGTGGTACCACACTGGCGACGTATGTCAGATGGAAGATGATGGCTGTCTGGACATCATTGGTCGGAAAAACGATATTATCATTAAAGGTGGAATAAACATTTACCCCATTGAAGTTGAACGTGTTCTTCTCAGACACCCGAAGGTCAAAATAACTCATGTCGTATCCATTCCCGATGAACTACTTGTCGAAGACATTTGTGCGTGCATTTGTCTTGAGGATGGACAAGAATTAACAGTCAGGGAGATTCTGGAATTTGTACGCCCTCTCCTGCCTGAGTATCTTGTTCCTCGACATGTGCTGTTCTTTGATTCATTCCCGATGTCACCAGTTGGAAAGATGCAGCGCAATGAACTCGCACACAGGGCTGGAAAACTAATATTAGAAGAATGCAGATAA